The DNA window CACTCCAGCAAAATATGGAAACCCTAACCCGAGATAACATTTATTGCGACCTTAACAATAACTTTTAAAAGAGAATGCGTGGCCAAAATCAGATTAATCGTAGTTTGTGCGGGATGAATGAATCCGAGCCAACCTGGGAGACATAGTTGCGCGTCTTAAACTAGTCGCTCAGTTTATACAGTGGAAAGGGCTTGTGTTCATTGTACTGTGGTTCGGCATCGCCTACATCCTCTCTCTATTCTTTTAAATTCAAACAatggtacctaatatttttttgtgttttgtgaAGTGTTAcgaagtttttgttttattttcaagtgctttatttttattcaaattaaactAGGAACAACCAttaattaatgtacctaacttatgATAAAGTGCTTAACGGTAAACATGCGGTGGCAACACTTGAAAAATATGTGACCatacaatcagtacccatattataaatgcaaaagtgttttgtttgttggtttgtccttcaatcacctcgcaacagagcaacggatcgacgtgatgattttttgcatgggtatagttttagacctggagtgacataggttactctttatcccggaaaataagagttcccacggggttttttaaaacctaagtccacgcgtacgaagtcgcgagcatcagctagtgtttaacTAAAACATTCTGGTGTACAACTCGTACAATTATCTAAATTCTTCTTTCAACTTTCAAGATTTGTGTTTGATTAAGGGATAGTTTACAAAATGTGGAACAGTGAAAATAAAACAcgactatttttttattaccataaaaattgtattttttactttCATTTGACAAAGTTATTAAAGattcttttgttttttaaagCATGGATAAATGTGTGGACACACTACCTTACGCTACGAATAATTTCCTATAATTCCAATAACAGTGGCTACGATTAGCGAAACGACATGACAACGCCGCACGTCACGAGTACGCTAACAATATTTTGCCCaattattgcaattttttaatgaatattttagGACACTCGAAGTGTCCTGTTTCTATAAACATGTTACCTAAGTATAAAattctaagtatatttttcataaagTATTCTAAAAGATTTAGATCACAAATTGGTGGTTTACAACAGCTAACATTTAAAAAACGCCTGTATGAGTTTCATGATTCGTGACATGCATGAAGTTAGGGCTTAGGATTTCGTTCCGTAGTCATGTAGTTAGTGATCTCACTATAAGTCTATTATGGGTAATTTTGTTTACAACTACGTGATAATTACAATTATAATTGCAGTATACTGATGACATTCTATTCgtagaaatatttataatagcCAATTTTTCATGCTGAAACTTTTATGTTTACAGGAAGAACTCAACAAAGACCAGCTTAACAGTACGTATATAATTATTGAATTCTATTTACTAACTATTCAATTCGTTTTATATTATCAAACTTTTCAATCACTGAAAAACGTAGTCGGTTGCGTAAAAGTTGCCTCATTCAAATCTAAATATGAAAGTCTAAGAAAATCCAAGAAAACTCTAAACTTTAccaaaaatttcatttatactattaaaaaaatacttttatcttattttaatgATTAGTTTTTCTCTATTCTTAAAACTTTCATTGTTACCAAGTGATTGATTAATGCGATGTTTATaaacttttgaaaactttttccACGTAACTAGATTTTctataactttatattttatattattatatatttacaattAACATATTTTCCAGTTCTCAAAAAGGCCTTCGAGGCTTTTGATCATGAGAAAAAGGGCTGCATTGGTACAGTGATGGTCGGGACTATCCTCCAGATGCTTGGACACACCATCACAGATGATATCCTCAAAGAAATCATCGATGAAGTGGACGCGGACGGTTAGTCAGTTTAGTAATATCTATAATTTCCTACAGTAATAAAGAAAACAGTGTCTCACCACCCAACGTATTGGTAGCTCTATGGTCAATAGTACAGCCTGAAATCCAAAAACTCGTCGAGGGACACAAAATTTGTTACTACCATAAGTTAGTCTGCGTGAAATATATATCTTTTGTTTCAAAATACCAACTTGACTAATTAAGGGACCAGTTGTCACTCATCGTGCCATTCAGTAAATTGGCTCTGGATAGGTTTTTACCCCTCTTATTAATATTGTCGTTTTTTTACTTATTGACGTCTGATTTCCTGGTCTTCTTGTGGtcatagtaggtattataataatataatatatctatatctaGTTCGTTCTGCTATAGCTAAGACTAATTATGACTTATTATGTATTGATGATCGAGTTATGGCCCGCCAACATAGCAAATGAAATATTGACTATTTGCgtaaatattattagtattgcGGTAATAAATTGCTGTTAATTCGGCAAAATAACAATGATTAATTAATGCTTTCGACTGACGATTAACTTTCTActaataaatgataataatatattgtactcATCCAGCAGATCGTATATAATCGGCTGTTTGAAGCTATAACGTGTAATATTTAGATGATATGAATCGAAATAATGAAGTATCTCTATacagtacattattttgtaatccatactaatattataaatgcgaaaatgtgtctgtctgtctgatagctttcaTGACCCATCTGCTCAACCGATTTGggcaaaatttgacacagagATAAATAGCTTGCTTAGCTCAAAGCACAAagtttacgcttagttggaagggaaaggggaatattagtcattatagTCATaaagactaatattccccttatGGAAGTATGTGAAAAATGGCCTCACCTAACTTGCAGCAGTAGATTCTATTGTCCAGTCCTCCTATATCTTTAAGTCTAgatgtacttataatattatatacataatttcaaatttttcaaaGTACAGGTAGatcttgtaaaataaatttatcaaTGATCATCATTTTCAGGTTCCGGCGAGCTGGAGTTTGAGGAGTTCGTGACCTTAGCATCTAGGTTCATGGTTGAGGAAGATGCAGAGGCCATGCAAGCTGAACTGAAGGAAGCATTCCGTTTATATGATAaggaaggtacctactgaaaaatgTTAAGTTCTTGAAGTCCTAAAGTTGACTTACTATTTAGGGTAATTTCTTAGCGCAGCGGgaaaaatctcaaaaccgtgaatttgtggttacatcgcacaataaaattaaattgtggtcatgaataaatattgctattttcaacttttgaattaagataactatatcaaatggggtatcataatatgaaaggtcttcacctttgcattctaaaacagatttttatttatttttatgcataatagtttttgatttatcgtccaaaatgtcgaaaaatacggctgtagtacggaaccctcaatgcgcgagtctgactcgcacttggccggttttttagtacGGATCCACTAGCATTGGAAACTATAGCTCGCGATCAAAATGGATATCCAGTATAATAGGTCCTACTCGCCAACGCTCGATTAGGTTTAAAGTTCTTATGAAACTTAGAAAACGAAAAAAATGAgttttttaaaccaaaattaTAAGTGTCTGACTAAAGAAGTTTTTTCCAGGTAACGGTTACATCACAACAGCTGTTCTCCGAGAGATCCTCAGAGAGCTCGACGACAAGATCAGCCCCGCAGAGTTGGACATGATGATTGAGGAAATTGACTCTGACGGCTCTGGAACAGTTGACTTTGATGGTACGTTCATCATATTATTGTCTtcttatacagagtgtaaccagaacgctggcaaaaacgaagattaGGTCATAGTACTGATTATTACTGATAtgaaaccacaaaaaaaaaacgcgaaaaattgATATGTACAAAAATTTgttgatacccgcgacttcacctACCTagatttcagttttttttaatctccgTGGAAACTCTATAATTTTTCGGAAATGAAAATATCCTCAGTCTATCTTCAGAATGCAATCTATCTCTATACCACATTTCGTAGAGATTAGTTCAGCTCACTGTTGAGCCGTTaaaagtaacagacagagataaacacacacacacatagacAATCTCAGTATGAGAcaatgtttgtctgtttgttcatTATCCTATGCGTTCGCGTATCtttcatccgattgagttgaatttttttacagttgTTGTTGGAACTTGCTGAAATGTTTCTAACATATTACCTACCATTAACGATGACCAATGAATCTAGTTAATAATGTACTTACCTGTTACATAAAAGTCTAGTGATGAGATAAGAACCTAGAGATAAGAACCTCCGAAAAACATCTAAAGGATTA is part of the Maniola hyperantus chromosome 3, iAphHyp1.2, whole genome shotgun sequence genome and encodes:
- the LOC117996588 gene encoding troponin C, isoallergen Bla g 6.0101-like; the encoded protein is MEELNKDQLNILKKAFEAFDHEKKGCIGTVMVGTILQMLGHTITDDILKEIIDEVDADGSGELEFEEFVTLASRFMVEEDAEAMQAELKEAFRLYDKEGNGYITTAVLREILRELDDKISPAELDMMIEEIDSDGSGTVDFDEFMEVMTGGDD